From Lucilia cuprina isolate Lc7/37 chromosome 4, ASM2204524v1, whole genome shotgun sequence:
TAGTAGTGACAAATATCTCAATTATGAAGAGACTTCTGGACAGCCGGAACCATTAATAGAAGAACATCATGTTTTGGAAGATAGTAATGTTAGTAAAAATCCTATAGAGGTTTTAGAAGATAAGCAGACAGACGTTATTATATTACCGGATAAAGAAATCAATATACAATTTGAATATGTGGATAATTATGAGGAGGATGAAGAGGAAGATGATCAATTACTATCCAATGTGGATAGAGATCAATCTAAAGGGTCAGGAGGGGAAATAATGGTAAGTCGACTTTAAATCGTTTcactttatgaataaaaatctgaaaattatggaaatatattaaaacttgatattaaaaacttcttccttttccttttttagcaaataaattcATGGAAATCCTATAATTACTTATGTTATCTTTGTGACAACAATTTCAACAACTTCTTGGATTTGTACGCACATCTAGCCGACCAACATCAGCAAACGGAAATcgataaattatattataaatgttttgatTGTCAAAAAGTAATACCACATTATAATTACTTTCTCAATCACATACGTTCAAAACATCATCCcagcttaaaattaaaatgcgaAATCTGCGACTTAAGTTATCAGAACTATGAAGAACTCTCCTATCATCGTAGTGTTAATTGCCCAAATGCTAATAAATATGCTCACATAGTACCctgtaataaatgttttaaaagttttcaaagtcTGTATGGTTTACAAAATCATTATAAAGTACAACATACGCACATTAAACCCAAGTCAAAATATCAATGTACAGAGTGTGATAAAGAGTTTCAgtataaaagttgtttaaaagtaCATAAACAAGTTCATAATCGTAAGTACAATAAccgatatacatataaataggaAAACTTTATAACTTAATATTATTTACAGGTAATAAGAAATTTGCCTGTAGTTATTGTGATCGTAcatttaacaataaaagtaGTTTGGAGTTTCATCTTTATTCTCATGTAGATGAAAAGACCTATAAATGTAATATATGTAATAAAAGGTacagaagtgaaaattttgaaaaattatataaatttttaattaaataatatatttacagtTTTAAAACATACCTATCCCTCGATCAACATCTGGCATTGCATCGTGAAGAGAAACCATTCAAATGTGAATTTTGTGATAAAGATTTTCgcacaaaaatccaaaaaattgcCCATGAACGTACACATACCGGCGAAATGCCTTTTCCCTGCGGTCAGTGTGATAAACGTTTTCGTTTTCTTAGCGCTCTTAATGCTCACATTAAGATACATACGGGCGTTAAACCTTATTCATGTGAGTATTGTGATAAAACATTTGCCGATAGTTCAAATCGTAATAAACACGTTAGACGAAAACATGCTAATGGTGAAAAACAAGTGAATAAAAAAGACTAAAAAAGTGTTGCGCTAATAATTGCGTGTTTAGTGAAAGTTATGTGAAGAAAGTTTAAAAACCTAGATTTTGTTTTAGTACAAGATGTATAGGTTTAATGCAGATAGTATTGACAACAACTCAATCAcagttttgtatttgtttattaaacttgtttattaaattgacaattaatttttgtactcaataaaaagcattttaacTAATTATGCAAGAATTTTCTTACGAACCGAAATATCGAAAATCCTCGATTTTAATGTcaatttgtaatttctttttatccTGAATAGACTATAATAGATTTTTCTTACGAACCGAAATATTGAAAACCCTCaacataaatttgaatttgtaaatatttttttcctaaaaaatttttcacaaaaatttttgtgcaaaatttccttttttttaaaaagtctatTAAAAGTCGTATACcgattttgattattatttaaataaccaTCATTTGGAACTTTCCTTCAACCTTTTCCAGccatttgtcaaaaaatattatactctAAAATACAACTCTGTTAGTGATAAGTACAactttgtattatttatattatacgtCCTTTTCCGTTTCGTTATAATTGATAATTTAGAATTTACATTCAAATATGACTTTAatccaaataaaaatatcatttaaagtatattttatatttatttaaaggaatttaaaataactatcacataaaattttcttgttatcGCTGAAAAAATTGCTTAGTTTACCTTTATTTCCTGTTTCCGCTtcatgtatatttgtttattttgtgtaCTAAAAACTAAGTACATCAATTTTCCAACTCTGCCTAAAAAAGTCATTGCCACATAATACAACACTGCTACTGTCAAATACAACACTTTGGATGCTAGTTCATTTACGCGCTTTTTCCGTTCGGTTTGttaataaagtgaaaattttagtaatttgttaaaatttcctaTTTATAGTTAAAAGTGTAAagtgttgttaataaaaattagtttattaaattgtttgttatacaggcaatgtaaaataaaagtgtaaattgtgaaaaataaaa
This genomic window contains:
- the LOC111678813 gene encoding zinc finger protein 695-like: MVDLCRLCASLRKMDFLVSITDEICEKLQKCCQLNINMQDALPKTICQECLGNLNKSHKFFIKVTEAQETLQALYPNNSLSEESNKDLESTQSTLLKTLSAHKENPMKRKHDKVIIINENDKQEIKKPEIPLKQIKLEKLLAVKTNKEPKCKNSPENFLQEVYNMLDMTKEEAIMENSYEILETIEENAEDLTEDSSDKYLNYEETSGQPEPLIEEHHVLEDSNVSKNPIEVLEDKQTDVIILPDKEINIQFEYVDNYEEDEEEDDQLLSNVDRDQSKGSGGEIMQINSWKSYNYLCYLCDNNFNNFLDLYAHLADQHQQTEIDKLYYKCFDCQKVIPHYNYFLNHIRSKHHPSLKLKCEICDLSYQNYEELSYHRSVNCPNANKYAHIVPCNKCFKSFQSLYGLQNHYKVQHTHIKPKSKYQCTECDKEFQYKSCLKVHKQVHNRNKKFACSYCDRTFNNKSSLEFHLYSHVDEKTYKCNICNKSFKTYLSLDQHLALHREEKPFKCEFCDKDFRTKIQKIAHERTHTGEMPFPCGQCDKRFRFLSALNAHIKIHTGVKPYSCEYCDKTFADSSNRNKHVRRKHANGEKQVNKKD